Proteins co-encoded in one Chitinophagales bacterium genomic window:
- a CDS encoding T9SS type A sorting domain-containing protein: MAEVIATPCLAEAGTLTTNAETICAGGNIEVGATGNQTESSYLQYYFLYSQDNLNNTTFAASSVNGVFSGFVAGDYLVCSYNECADCTPNPSPITTNLNDIYQTGTIQDGCFDIECTTINIPETFEPNIAGSGQVTGTNNVGQNIFIAEVCGGTAPFDIDFVLSGGFATVNDYPSENAGCLNYQIVYGNGVEWTLTVTDANNCSNESVLFTNDGLPSNPLPQIVGFEVGLETCVGDADGFISIEVAGGEDSCGEYTYNWSGPNGFNTSISNLSTGNEITGLALGFYNVIVTDCVGTTATEDIFVGRKTGRGRGRGGCKTSGKDGENFNGNENLKVFPNPFADYTAIEFSLPQTSKVWLSVYSIDGRKVAEILMGEAIEGNTTQRMGFDAKGLQSGLYLLELKTESGLRQQQQLIVVK, encoded by the coding sequence GGTAATCAAACTGAGAGCAGCTATCTTCAATACTATTTCCTCTACTCACAAGACAATCTCAACAACACTACTTTTGCTGCCAGCTCTGTAAATGGCGTATTTAGTGGCTTTGTAGCGGGGGATTATTTGGTGTGTAGCTACAATGAGTGTGCGGATTGTACTCCTAATCCGTCTCCTATTACTACCAACCTCAATGACATCTACCAAACAGGCACGATTCAAGACGGTTGTTTTGACATAGAATGTACAACGATTAACATTCCCGAAACCTTTGAACCAAATATTGCAGGTTCTGGACAGGTGACAGGCACGAACAATGTTGGTCAGAATATTTTCATTGCAGAAGTATGCGGCGGTACAGCTCCTTTCGATATTGACTTTGTGTTGTCGGGCGGTTTTGCAACGGTCAATGATTATCCTTCCGAAAATGCGGGTTGTCTGAACTACCAAATTGTGTATGGCAATGGTGTTGAGTGGACGCTTACGGTGACGGATGCCAACAATTGCAGCAATGAATCTGTGCTTTTCACAAATGACGGATTGCCTTCCAATCCATTGCCTCAAATTGTGGGTTTTGAAGTGGGTTTGGAAACTTGTGTAGGCGATGCCGATGGATTTATTAGCATTGAAGTGGCTGGCGGAGAGGATAGTTGTGGTGAATATACCTATAATTGGTCGGGACCCAATGGCTTCAATACTTCTATTTCAAACCTTTCAACAGGAAATGAAATAACAGGTTTGGCATTGGGTTTTTACAATGTCATCGTGACCGATTGTGTGGGAACGACTGCTACTGAAGACATCTTTGTGGGGCGAAAAACAGGCAGAGGACGTGGACGAGGCGGCTGCAAAACATCGGGTAAGGATGGCGAAAACTTCAATGGGAATGAAAACCTAAAGGTTTTTCCAAATCCTTTTGCAGACTACACAGCCATAGAATTCAGCCTTCCACAAACTTCAAAGGTTTGGTTGTCGGTTTACTCTATAGATGGTCGAAAAGTGGCGGAAATATTGATGGGTGAAGCGATTGAAGGAAATACTACACAGCGAATGGGATTTGATGCGAAAGGGCTGCAAAGTGGGTTGTATCTGTTGGAACTGAAGACCGAGTCGGGTTTACGCCAACAGCAGCAGTTGATAGTGGTGAAGTAA